One segment of Prionailurus bengalensis isolate Pbe53 chromosome X, Fcat_Pben_1.1_paternal_pri, whole genome shotgun sequence DNA contains the following:
- the LOC122477271 gene encoding uncharacterized protein LOC122477271 gives MSGITGTPSSWNLKILQINQLHSVHQNAVTFQSFEDAATGGRWFHYDRNIFKDEVKLDEVKCSPATSCSYPLEKSTAKLWTTLCAVPVSSCSFSRCRPSLEAECFQGTHHKELQKLVDTLPSIKHKDTLVEFGSFDPSCLMPACPDYWTYSGSLTTPPLSESVTWIIKKQPVEVDHDQLTQRTGLLEDSLATKQSSGTSRN, from the exons ATGTCTGGAATAACGGGTACTCCTTCCTCGTGGAATTTGAAGATTCTACAGATAAATCAG CTGCACTCGGTGCATCAGAATGCAGTCACATTTCAAAGCTTTGAGGATGCAGCAACTGGAGGAAGGTGGTTTCACTACgataggaatatttttaaag atgaagtgAAGCTCGATGAAGTTAAGTGCTCTCCTGCCACGTCATGCAGTTATCCGCTGGAGAAGTCAACGGCAAAGCTGTGGACCACACTCTGTGCAGTGCCTGTCAGCTCCTGTAGCTTCAGCAGGTGCAGACCTTCCCTGGAGGCTGAGTGTTTTCAGG GTACACATCACAAAGAGCTGCAGAAATTGGTGGATACTTTGCCATCAATCAAGCATAAG GACACCCTTGTGGAATTTGGGTCATTTGATCCTTCCTGCCTGATGCCCGCCTGCCCAGATTACTGGACCTACTCGGGGTCCCTGACTACCCCGCCCCTCTCTGAGTCTGTCACCTGGATCATTAAGAAGCAGCCCGTAGAGGTTGATCACGATCAG CTCACCCAGAGAACTGGTTTGTTGGAGGATTCTTTAGCTACAAAACAGTCTTCGGGAACCTCCAGAAACTGA